One genomic segment of Sphingorhabdus sp. M41 includes these proteins:
- the lptB gene encoding LPS export ABC transporter ATP-binding protein yields MADPGAAMASDAMEHGLAVVSIAKSYDKRSVLSDVSLSVGRGEVVGLLGPNGAGKTTCFYSVMGLVRPDSGRIMLDGEDITSLPMYRRAILGIGYLPQETSIFRGMTVEQNIMAVLEMVEPDTQVRHETLDRLLDEFGLTKLRSSPAMALSGGERRRCEIARALAASPSIVLLDEPFAGIDPLSIADIRDLVCQLRERGIGVLITDHNVRETLDIVDRACIIYDGQVLFAGSPEDLVADANVRRLYLGEGFAL; encoded by the coding sequence ATGGCTGATCCGGGTGCCGCCATGGCTAGCGATGCCATGGAACATGGCCTGGCAGTGGTTTCGATCGCCAAAAGTTACGACAAGCGCTCGGTTCTGTCCGATGTGTCGCTGTCGGTAGGGCGGGGCGAAGTCGTGGGGCTGCTGGGCCCCAATGGCGCGGGCAAAACGACTTGCTTTTATTCCGTCATGGGTCTGGTTCGACCGGATTCCGGACGAATCATGCTGGATGGTGAGGATATCACGTCGCTCCCCATGTATCGCCGGGCCATTCTCGGCATTGGTTATCTTCCTCAGGAAACGTCAATTTTTCGCGGAATGACCGTCGAACAGAATATCATGGCGGTTCTTGAAATGGTGGAGCCTGATACGCAGGTCAGGCACGAAACGCTCGATCGTTTGCTCGATGAATTCGGCTTGACCAAATTACGGAGTTCGCCGGCAATGGCGTTGTCCGGCGGCGAACGCCGGCGGTGCGAGATTGCCCGCGCGCTCGCGGCAAGCCCGTCGATCGTACTGCTGGATGAACCCTTTGCCGGCATCGATCCGCTGTCGATTGCGGATATTCGTGATCTGGTATGCCAGCTGCGCGAGCGCGGCATCGGCGTGTTGATCACCGACCATAATGTACGCGAGACGCTTGATATCGTCGACCGCGCCTGCATCATCTATGACGGCCAGGTGTTATTCGCCGGCAGTCCGGAAGATCTGGTTGCCGACGCCAATGTTCGCCGGCTCTATCTGGGTGAAGGTTTCGCGCTCTAG
- a CDS encoding autotransporter domain-containing protein gives MPNDNFSPEDIVDTDGGVNGVGMFARGDGFVCSGTLINPRTVLFAAHCVNDRPESDYNNVVNTAWSFDTDAIQLRSFILDELGITSGTFEQSINTFLVNQIRWNAQSTERADSQGFLEGDIALASLAAPAGKIPTWALLFSALPTPDSISDADGTGYHVNITGYGRTGSGSAGSNVGIDFRRRAAENMLGSLSSFDDRNSFLFGAPFGDLPQVLYRLDFDDPDKTNTFDFNLYKDEPRTREGTTAGGDSGGPLILDAANNSLSTENLQIGVLSGGSRFFGPQVFSSYGTESFYQPLFLFADYIAANNPYRYVSAKAGDGNWEDATHWQTDLDPAYRIIDVDGNVVNGFPDTQSAGRLGADPQFGEVCFDPEGDNPGDGCQDLATGDFSPPSRPAPAAAPVASGNLTSAIGNVEVSATSEIAAGGEARASSEVVSSVTSASASGARAVMITGSEYQAHGANSVNIDGAENIAFPEGNAVEVAEAEAQADNGAELAQEESQAPGDPQPNPTLANGLPGATDFVPDNIDPVISADPAVQVNSRYFEVTLNQAGNTTLSSSRTIDRLNVSGAAGLSIAAAGDLTSLIDVNQSGGRVAVDGSLTSAGDYSLFAGLLSGSGTVKAPFVTSIAGGIAPDTMGTTGTLTIDGNLVLSSGTTLFIDVGASNSSDRVSVTGEANVGGNVAIGSIELFQTVTPSIYRILTADGGVTDRFAGVSNLSAILMSRLIYGANAVDLEIRAQSYQNGIDSNSAVQVSYAGLLDRNRGNATVGDLFSFLDFADAGTIQSTFNSWAPTTESTVQAMGRGFIGNVASFYQNRSSAADRSSNGGTIAVIGRPIQLAVSSLGGFAMNGASVLSDAAANSSETEVRSGGVNEDMAVYLSGGFVNGDAGSMPLRNPSAGADGEDEFDGFFIAAGLEYYFDESSFIGVSGYYSDVDATVELGNTAQSKAIMGSIYGRSKTFADLVLDARVTLGTYNVETLRNVALGAQAFSLTTDDDSLLFASEFGLSKELNLLDAIIAPGVRGRAAKINFSDVNEQGGGPALTIVRPDYNSIQGLAGVEFKSKPGKKLQLRASMNYVHEFMDNPNSFGANFVGGNGLAAPFQVINADKNWGEVGVGLRYNAGNMSFDLSADSTVGRSDVSSQVYSGAVSFRF, from the coding sequence GTGCCCAACGATAATTTCTCACCGGAAGATATTGTCGACACCGATGGCGGGGTGAATGGTGTCGGCATGTTTGCTCGCGGGGATGGTTTCGTCTGTTCCGGAACATTGATCAATCCGCGAACTGTTCTGTTTGCCGCGCATTGTGTGAATGATCGCCCGGAAAGTGATTATAACAATGTCGTCAACACAGCATGGTCATTTGACACTGATGCGATTCAACTCCGTAGCTTCATTCTTGATGAATTGGGTATTACGAGCGGCACGTTCGAGCAGTCGATCAACACGTTTCTGGTGAATCAGATTCGCTGGAATGCGCAGTCCACTGAACGCGCCGACAGCCAGGGGTTTCTGGAAGGCGATATTGCTCTCGCCAGCCTGGCCGCACCGGCAGGCAAAATCCCCACTTGGGCACTGTTGTTTTCAGCTTTGCCAACTCCTGATTCCATCAGCGATGCGGATGGCACAGGTTATCATGTCAACATCACAGGTTACGGCCGCACAGGCAGCGGCAGTGCCGGCTCAAATGTCGGCATTGATTTCCGTCGACGGGCTGCCGAGAATATGCTGGGTTCCCTGTCGTCTTTTGACGATCGGAACAGCTTCTTGTTCGGCGCTCCATTCGGCGACCTGCCCCAGGTTCTCTATCGCCTTGACTTTGATGACCCCGACAAAACCAATACCTTTGATTTCAATCTCTACAAGGATGAGCCGCGCACACGCGAGGGCACGACGGCTGGCGGGGACTCCGGCGGCCCGTTGATTCTTGATGCTGCAAATAACAGCTTGTCGACCGAAAATCTCCAGATTGGCGTTCTGTCTGGCGGTTCGCGTTTCTTTGGCCCTCAGGTCTTCAGCTCTTACGGGACGGAAAGCTTCTATCAGCCCTTGTTCCTGTTTGCCGATTATATTGCTGCCAACAATCCTTATCGCTACGTCAGTGCAAAAGCAGGTGACGGCAATTGGGAAGATGCAACCCACTGGCAGACCGATCTCGATCCTGCCTACCGGATAATCGATGTCGACGGCAATGTCGTAAACGGTTTTCCTGACACCCAGTCGGCTGGCCGGCTTGGTGCCGACCCGCAATTTGGTGAAGTCTGCTTTGACCCCGAAGGCGATAATCCTGGCGATGGCTGTCAGGATCTGGCGACTGGTGATTTCTCTCCTCCATCGCGTCCAGCTCCAGCAGCAGCGCCTGTGGCAAGCGGAAATTTGACGTCCGCTATCGGAAACGTTGAAGTCAGCGCAACGTCGGAAATTGCTGCCGGCGGCGAAGCGCGGGCGTCATCCGAAGTGGTCTCATCGGTTACGTCGGCATCTGCCTCTGGTGCGCGCGCAGTCATGATCACGGGATCCGAGTATCAGGCCCATGGTGCCAACAGTGTGAACATCGATGGCGCGGAAAATATAGCATTTCCCGAGGGGAATGCTGTCGAAGTCGCTGAAGCAGAAGCACAAGCTGACAATGGCGCCGAACTTGCTCAGGAAGAATCCCAAGCTCCTGGCGATCCGCAACCAAATCCAACATTGGCGAACGGATTGCCGGGTGCGACGGACTTTGTTCCCGACAATATCGATCCGGTGATCAGTGCTGATCCGGCTGTCCAGGTAAACAGCCGCTATTTCGAAGTCACGCTGAACCAAGCTGGTAACACCACTTTGAGCAGCAGCAGAACGATCGACCGTTTGAACGTTAGCGGGGCGGCAGGTTTGAGTATCGCTGCAGCTGGCGATTTGACGTCGCTAATTGATGTCAATCAGTCAGGGGGACGCGTTGCCGTTGATGGTAGCCTGACCAGTGCGGGAGACTATTCCCTGTTTGCCGGCCTGTTGTCAGGAAGCGGCACAGTAAAGGCACCTTTCGTCACCAGCATAGCGGGCGGAATCGCGCCGGACACAATGGGAACGACTGGCACTCTGACCATTGACGGAAATCTGGTTCTGTCATCGGGAACCACTTTGTTCATCGATGTTGGCGCATCGAACAGTTCTGATCGCGTCTCCGTAACGGGCGAAGCCAATGTCGGGGGCAATGTGGCCATTGGCAGTATTGAACTCTTCCAGACAGTTACGCCAAGCATCTATCGTATCCTGACCGCTGACGGGGGTGTGACCGATCGGTTTGCCGGTGTTTCCAACCTGTCGGCGATCCTGATGTCACGACTGATTTATGGTGCCAACGCCGTAGATCTTGAGATTCGTGCGCAAAGTTACCAGAATGGGATCGACAGCAACAGTGCAGTACAGGTCAGCTATGCAGGTTTGCTGGACCGCAATCGCGGAAATGCCACGGTCGGCGACCTGTTCTCTTTCTTGGACTTCGCGGATGCAGGTACAATCCAGTCTACATTTAACAGCTGGGCACCAACGACGGAATCTACGGTGCAGGCAATGGGGCGCGGCTTTATCGGGAATGTCGCGAGTTTCTATCAGAACAGAAGCAGCGCGGCCGACCGTTCTTCAAACGGCGGCACGATTGCCGTAATCGGTCGTCCGATACAATTGGCAGTGTCATCTCTCGGCGGTTTTGCCATGAACGGTGCTAGTGTCCTGAGTGATGCGGCTGCAAATAGCAGCGAGACAGAAGTGCGTTCCGGTGGTGTTAACGAAGACATGGCTGTCTATCTTTCCGGTGGTTTCGTCAATGGCGATGCCGGCTCGATGCCGCTTCGCAATCCTTCCGCAGGAGCCGATGGAGAGGATGAATTTGACGGGTTCTTCATTGCCGCAGGACTTGAATATTATTTCGACGAATCCTCATTTATCGGTGTCTCGGGATATTATTCGGATGTCGATGCCACGGTGGAATTGGGTAACACGGCGCAGTCAAAAGCGATCATGGGTTCGATTTACGGACGCAGCAAAACCTTTGCTGATCTGGTACTGGACGCCCGGGTGACATTGGGTACCTATAATGTTGAGACCTTGCGCAACGTGGCTCTTGGTGCCCAAGCGTTCAGCCTGACTACCGATGATGACAGTCTGCTATTTGCGTCTGAGTTCGGATTGTCGAAAGAATTGAATCTTCTTGATGCAATCATCGCTCCCGGCGTCCGGGGCCGTGCAGCAAAGATTAATTTCAGCGATGTCAATGAACAGGGTGGTGGACCAGCCCTGACAATTGTTCGTCCGGACTATAACAGCATCCAGGGGCTGGCCGGTGTTGAATTCAAGTCGAAGCCAGGCAAGAAATTGCAACTGCGCGCTTCGATGAACTATGTTCACGAATTTATGGATAACCCGAATAGTTTCGGCGCAAATTTTGTTGGAGGCAATGGGTTGGCTGCTCCATTTCAGGTAATAAACGCCGACAAGAACTGGGGAGAAGTCGGAGTGGGCTTGCGTTACAACGCCGGCAATATGTCATTCGACCTCTCCGCCGATTCGACGGTTGGCCGGTCGGATGTTTCCAGTCAGGTATATTCAGGTGCGGTTAGCTTCCGTTTCTAG
- a CDS encoding cold-shock protein yields MGFDRNRRGRGRDKRDGFGDENFDGYQGDNGPPVERYTRPESDSGGARRSGGMPDQVVGESTGTVKFFNAQKGFGFIVQDGGGEDVFVHISQVERAGLKGLAEGQTLRFSLVDRGGKVSASDIQIEGDLIEVPAGGAAPREDRGGGGAPRRELTGEKATGTVKFFNGSKGFGFIQRDDGQPDAFVHISAVERAGMRGLEEGDKLEFELEVDQRGKTAAVNLVAK; encoded by the coding sequence ATGGGTTTTGACAGAAACCGGCGAGGTAGAGGCCGGGACAAGCGCGACGGCTTCGGTGACGAAAACTTCGATGGATATCAAGGTGATAACGGTCCGCCTGTAGAGAGATACACGCGGCCGGAGAGTGATTCCGGCGGAGCCAGGCGGAGCGGCGGCATGCCGGATCAGGTCGTCGGCGAAAGCACTGGGACCGTGAAATTTTTCAATGCGCAAAAGGGTTTTGGCTTCATCGTGCAAGATGGTGGCGGCGAAGATGTTTTTGTCCATATCAGTCAGGTGGAACGCGCTGGCCTGAAAGGTCTCGCCGAAGGCCAGACTCTGCGCTTTTCGCTGGTTGACCGCGGTGGGAAGGTTTCCGCTTCGGACATTCAAATCGAAGGCGATCTTATCGAAGTTCCGGCTGGCGGAGCCGCTCCTCGCGAAGATCGCGGTGGTGGCGGTGCTCCTCGCCGGGAACTTACCGGAGAAAAAGCCACGGGTACCGTGAAATTTTTCAACGGCAGCAAAGGCTTTGGATTCATTCAACGCGATGATGGCCAGCCCGATGCATTTGTCCATATTTCAGCCGTAGAGCGCGCTGGTATGCGCGGACTGGAAGAAGGCGACAAGCTGGAGTTTGAACTGGAAGTTGATCAACGCGGCAAGACCGCTGCGGTGAACTTGGTGGCGAAATAA
- a CDS encoding LptA/OstA family protein: MKLNFFFSLATGTVVLTSAFLLLAGPAPAQVFGGHNSNAPVNFDAGRIEVQDRADRVVLSGAVRVEQAGLVLNSARMTVAYRSTGGIEIDRIDASGGVTIRKAGDTASGDVAIYDLNRRLITLIGNVKLTQGTNRLSGGRVIIDLESGRSTIDGRSSGGSSVGTQNSSGRVSGTFTVPQRKD, from the coding sequence ATGAAATTGAACTTTTTCTTTTCCCTTGCCACGGGCACAGTCGTCCTGACTTCCGCATTTTTATTGTTAGCAGGTCCTGCGCCGGCGCAAGTTTTCGGAGGCCACAATAGCAATGCACCGGTGAATTTCGACGCTGGACGGATTGAGGTGCAGGACCGAGCTGACCGCGTTGTTCTGTCTGGTGCGGTGCGCGTTGAGCAGGCTGGGCTGGTGCTCAATTCGGCGCGTATGACGGTGGCCTATCGGAGCACCGGGGGTATCGAGATTGACCGGATTGACGCTTCCGGCGGAGTTACCATTCGCAAGGCGGGTGACACTGCTTCGGGAGATGTTGCCATTTATGACCTCAATCGACGGTTAATCACCCTGATTGGGAATGTTAAGCTCACCCAGGGAACGAATCGTCTCTCTGGTGGTCGGGTCATAATCGATCTCGAATCGGGCAGATCCACAATCGATGGGCGCTCGTCCGGAGGTTCGTCAGTCGGAACGCAGAACTCCAGCGGGCGTGTGTCTGGTACATTCACTGTGCCCCAGCGGAAAGATTGA
- a CDS encoding GNAT family N-acetyltransferase: protein MNFEPAKYGDVPALHALVESAYRGESARRGWTHEADLLGGQRTDAKALREIIAANDQVILLAKDGNRITGCVQLSHVGDGLAYLGLLTVDPTLQAGGLGKRLLAESERFVRDHWQAKAIEMTVIRQRNDLIAYYERRGYARTGEHRPFPHGDRRFGLPKTPELEFAVLRKPV from the coding sequence ATGAATTTCGAACCTGCAAAATACGGCGATGTCCCGGCGCTCCATGCGCTGGTCGAAAGCGCCTATCGCGGAGAGAGCGCCCGGCGCGGCTGGACCCACGAGGCCGATTTGCTCGGTGGACAGCGTACCGATGCAAAGGCATTGCGCGAGATTATCGCGGCGAACGACCAGGTCATCCTGCTGGCGAAGGACGGGAATCGCATCACCGGATGCGTCCAGCTCTCCCATGTTGGAGACGGGCTCGCCTATCTCGGCCTGCTCACCGTCGATCCAACGCTGCAGGCCGGCGGCTTGGGCAAGCGATTGCTGGCAGAATCAGAGCGTTTTGTTCGGGACCACTGGCAAGCAAAAGCGATCGAAATGACCGTCATCCGCCAGCGCAATGACCTGATCGCTTATTATGAACGCCGTGGCTATGCCCGGACCGGCGAGCACCGGCCGTTTCCGCATGGTGATCGGCGCTTTGGTTTGCCAAAGACGCCAGAGCTGGAATTCGCGGTGCTGCGCAAGCCGGTCTAG
- a CDS encoding DUF5818 domain-containing protein — protein MMVTEERDDGEFSGLLQRDAGGFLLQCDDGTRYRLELLRTPIDEVEKRVVIIGRIIDSAILEADGIRLA, from the coding sequence ATGATGGTGACAGAAGAACGAGACGACGGGGAATTTTCCGGGCTGCTGCAACGCGACGCAGGCGGTTTCCTTTTGCAATGCGACGATGGCACCCGCTATCGGCTCGAACTGTTGCGCACGCCGATCGACGAGGTCGAGAAGCGGGTTGTGATAATCGGGCGGATTATTGATAGCGCGATACTGGAAGCGGACGGGATCCGGCTGGCATGA
- the lptC gene encoding LPS export ABC transporter periplasmic protein LptC encodes MSNAATLIRTKRQEFAAPNGKHDRNVRWLRFILPVGVGLLGSMLALAPFTMGGELSFVLDKNSVDVAKERMRVTEALYRGEDSEGRPFSLKAGSAVQKSSTEAVVELTDLSARILLKDGPAQIRAGEGRYDMDLENVRVPGPVQVEAASGYRLSTSNVTVDLRQRTLRSEGAVEGRTNIGTFGADRLEADLAERTVSLNGNARLRIEQNGLRRP; translated from the coding sequence ATGTCAAACGCCGCTACGCTTATCCGGACCAAGCGTCAGGAATTTGCCGCTCCGAATGGCAAGCACGATCGAAATGTACGCTGGCTTCGCTTCATACTGCCGGTCGGGGTGGGGCTATTGGGTTCTATGCTGGCACTGGCACCATTCACCATGGGCGGCGAACTGAGTTTCGTCCTGGACAAGAATAGCGTCGATGTAGCCAAGGAACGCATGCGTGTGACCGAGGCACTCTATCGGGGGGAGGATAGCGAAGGCCGGCCCTTTTCTCTCAAAGCAGGATCTGCCGTGCAGAAAAGTTCGACCGAAGCGGTGGTTGAGCTGACCGATCTCTCCGCGCGGATATTGCTGAAGGATGGCCCGGCCCAGATTCGCGCAGGCGAAGGTCGCTACGACATGGACCTGGAAAATGTCCGGGTACCGGGCCCCGTGCAGGTGGAGGCCGCTAGCGGCTATCGGCTCTCTACGAGCAACGTGACCGTAGATCTCAGGCAGCGCACATTGCGAAGTGAAGGCGCTGTGGAAGGACGGACCAATATCGGCACTTTCGGGGCGGACCGGCTGGAAGCGGATCTGGCGGAGCGCACCGTGAGCCTCAATGGCAATGCCCGTTTGCGGATCGAACAAAATGGATTAAGAAGACCTTAG
- a CDS encoding oxidoreductase — MAAADQKPLGSGFHARSEPHEMLAGIDLTGKTAIVTGGYSGIGLETTRALAGAGATVIVPVRDPAKAEENLSTIEGDISSAKMDLADLDSVRGFASSVYDSIEALDLLINNAGTMACPLARVGPGWESQFGINHMGHFALTKALLPLLEKASSPRVVALSSVAHKRNGILWDDIQFENSDYDKWVAYAQAKSANALFANALSRRIQGFGGRAFSVHPGGIFTPLQRHLPKEEQIALGWLNEDGTVPAAVAEIFKTPTQGCTTTLWAATSPLLDDMPGVYCEDCDVAQLMGEDSLPYEHCAPHITVDEDAERLWEISEALLATA; from the coding sequence ATGGCAGCAGCAGACCAGAAACCGCTCGGATCGGGATTTCACGCCAGAAGCGAACCGCACGAGATGCTCGCCGGCATCGACCTGACCGGCAAGACCGCGATTGTTACCGGCGGCTATTCCGGGATCGGTCTGGAAACCACCCGGGCGCTGGCGGGCGCTGGTGCCACGGTGATCGTACCGGTCCGTGATCCGGCCAAGGCGGAGGAAAATCTCTCGACCATCGAGGGTGATATCTCGTCGGCAAAAATGGATCTCGCAGATCTTGATTCGGTCCGCGGCTTCGCTTCTTCGGTCTATGACAGCATCGAGGCGCTTGATCTGCTGATCAACAATGCCGGAACAATGGCCTGTCCGCTGGCCCGCGTCGGACCCGGCTGGGAAAGCCAGTTCGGCATCAATCATATGGGCCATTTCGCGCTGACCAAGGCGCTGTTGCCGCTGCTGGAAAAAGCTAGTTCCCCGCGCGTCGTCGCGCTGTCGTCCGTCGCTCACAAACGCAACGGCATATTGTGGGACGATATCCAGTTTGAAAATAGCGACTATGACAAATGGGTCGCCTATGCTCAGGCAAAAAGCGCCAACGCCCTGTTCGCCAATGCGCTCAGCCGACGGATACAGGGCTTCGGTGGCCGTGCTTTTTCGGTCCATCCGGGCGGGATTTTCACCCCGCTGCAACGCCATCTGCCCAAAGAAGAACAGATCGCACTCGGCTGGCTCAACGAGGACGGCACCGTGCCAGCGGCGGTTGCCGAAATCTTCAAAACACCGACACAGGGCTGCACCACTACCTTATGGGCCGCCACTTCACCGCTGCTCGACGACATGCCGGGCGTCTATTGCGAAGATTGCGATGTCGCCCAACTGATGGGCGAGGATTCGCTGCCCTATGAGCATTGCGCACCACATATTACCGTAGACGAAGATGCAGAGCGGCTCTGGGAGATCAGCGAGGCCTTGCTCGCCACGGCATGA
- a CDS encoding ribonuclease D, which translates to MAVFFHEEDIPAGVLADGAVAVDTETMGLQTHRDRLCLLQISDGQGDEHLVRFGPDSDYSAPNLRAILSDQSRLKLYHFARFDLAAIEHYLEVTAAPVFCTKIASRLIRTYTDRHGLKEIVRELLGQDISKQQQSSDWGNPELSEAQREYAASDVRFLHRLKEELEVRLEREGRTALAQACFDFLPDRARLDLAGWAETDIFAHA; encoded by the coding sequence ATGGCAGTTTTTTTTCATGAAGAAGATATTCCCGCCGGCGTTCTAGCCGATGGCGCTGTTGCGGTGGATACCGAAACCATGGGGCTTCAAACCCACCGTGACCGACTGTGTCTGCTTCAGATATCAGACGGTCAGGGGGATGAACATCTCGTGCGCTTCGGTCCTGATAGTGACTATTCTGCGCCAAATCTCAGGGCGATCCTATCCGACCAGAGCCGCCTGAAGCTCTACCATTTTGCCCGTTTCGATCTGGCGGCAATCGAACATTATCTTGAGGTGACGGCAGCTCCTGTCTTCTGCACTAAAATCGCTTCACGGCTGATCCGCACCTATACGGATCGTCACGGGCTAAAGGAAATTGTTCGCGAGCTTCTCGGTCAGGATATTTCCAAGCAGCAGCAATCTAGCGACTGGGGCAATCCCGAACTGAGCGAGGCGCAGCGGGAATATGCAGCTTCGGACGTCCGCTTCTTGCACAGATTGAAGGAAGAGTTGGAAGTCCGACTCGAACGCGAGGGCAGAACTGCCTTGGCCCAGGCCTGTTTCGATTTTCTGCCCGATCGTGCACGACTGGATCTGGCTGGTTGGGCGGAAACAGATATTTTTGCCCATGCCTAA
- a CDS encoding DUF4870 family protein, protein MAEKIPEPVAPGFDLNKATIVALLYIAGFFVGVTGLVGFILALVWKDEVAGSWEESHLQFHVMTFVIGLIVGTIGGILSFVLIGIPILLALAVWILVRSVVALLKAQKQEPIADPKTWLF, encoded by the coding sequence ATGGCAGAGAAAATACCCGAACCGGTTGCTCCCGGATTTGATCTCAACAAGGCAACCATAGTTGCACTTCTCTATATCGCGGGATTTTTCGTGGGTGTCACCGGCTTGGTGGGTTTCATTCTCGCATTGGTCTGGAAGGATGAGGTCGCTGGAAGCTGGGAAGAAAGCCATCTGCAATTCCATGTCATGACATTCGTGATCGGATTGATCGTGGGAACTATCGGTGGAATTCTCTCATTTGTTTTAATTGGCATACCCATATTGCTGGCCCTCGCCGTCTGGATTTTGGTACGATCGGTGGTCGCATTGCTCAAAGCACAGAAACAGGAGCCCATTGCTGATCCGAAAACCTGGCTGTTCTGA
- the rpoN gene encoding RNA polymerase factor sigma-54, translated as MALAPRLDLRQSQSLVMTPQLQQAIKLLTLSNLELETYISDEIEKNPLLDTGEISTESGDAADSELLIEPGAQGSDEILSSGPSESESALDMQGDTDSFSNNSLSESDGALDGQMGLNGASSGSAAGGEAPDFENMLVAEITLTDHLMDQAGAVLSGTDLFIAQHIIDQTDECGYLQADLLELAQRLNVALVDIERILGIVQTLDPVGVGARDLAECLMLQARDADRYDPAMARLIDNLDLLAKGALPQLKRICGVDDEDLMDMISELRNYDPKPGCKIGGGAVQAVVPDVFIAERANRWIIEVNSATLPKVLVNRSYYSELKDGAQDKQSKEWLNECLADANWLVKALDQRQRTIVKVATEIVKQQEEFFRKGVEHLRPLTLKNIAEQIEMHESTVSRVTSNKYLSCSRGTFELKYFFTSGIQSSTGGEAASAEAVKSHIKSLIDNEDPKKILSDDKLVALLKDRGFDIARRTVAKYREALGLGSSVQRRRQKALEGKAA; from the coding sequence ATGGCTCTCGCGCCTCGCCTCGATTTGCGGCAGAGCCAGTCGCTGGTGATGACGCCGCAATTGCAGCAGGCGATCAAGCTGCTGACCCTGTCCAATCTGGAGCTGGAAACCTACATTTCCGACGAGATCGAAAAAAACCCGCTTCTCGATACCGGAGAGATATCTACCGAGAGCGGCGATGCGGCTGACAGCGAGCTTCTGATAGAGCCCGGCGCGCAGGGGAGCGACGAGATATTGTCTTCGGGTCCGTCGGAATCCGAGTCTGCACTCGACATGCAAGGCGATACCGACAGCTTTTCCAACAATAGTCTTTCCGAAAGTGACGGTGCGCTCGACGGGCAAATGGGCTTGAACGGTGCGAGTTCCGGCTCTGCGGCGGGGGGTGAAGCGCCGGATTTCGAGAATATGCTGGTCGCTGAAATAACCCTTACCGACCATTTGATGGACCAGGCAGGCGCGGTTCTTTCCGGTACTGACCTCTTCATTGCGCAGCATATCATCGACCAGACCGACGAGTGCGGCTATTTGCAGGCAGACCTGCTGGAACTGGCTCAGCGCCTGAATGTCGCTCTGGTCGACATCGAGCGCATATTGGGCATCGTCCAGACACTGGATCCTGTCGGCGTCGGCGCACGGGATCTGGCTGAATGTCTTATGCTGCAGGCTAGGGATGCGGACCGCTATGATCCCGCCATGGCGCGGCTGATCGACAATCTGGACCTGCTGGCCAAAGGGGCCCTGCCGCAACTCAAGCGAATATGCGGGGTCGACGATGAAGACCTGATGGATATGATCAGTGAATTGCGCAACTATGATCCAAAGCCGGGCTGCAAGATTGGCGGCGGTGCGGTGCAGGCGGTTGTGCCCGATGTCTTCATCGCGGAGCGTGCGAACCGCTGGATCATCGAAGTGAACAGCGCCACCTTGCCGAAGGTATTGGTCAATCGCAGCTATTATTCCGAACTGAAAGACGGCGCGCAGGACAAGCAGTCGAAGGAATGGCTGAACGAATGCCTCGCCGATGCCAACTGGCTGGTCAAGGCGCTGGATCAAAGACAGCGCACGATCGTCAAGGTGGCGACCGAAATCGTCAAGCAGCAGGAAGAATTTTTCCGCAAAGGGGTTGAGCATCTCCGGCCGTTGACGCTGAAGAATATCGCCGAGCAGATCGAGATGCACGAGTCGACGGTCAGCCGGGTGACGTCGAACAAATATCTCTCCTGTTCCCGCGGGACGTTCGAGCTCAAATATTTCTTCACCAGCGGCATCCAGTCTTCCACCGGTGGCGAGGCGGCGTCGGCGGAAGCGGTGAAAAGTCATATCAAGTCCCTGATCGATAATGAGGACCCCAAGAAGATCCTGTCCGACGACAAGCTTGTCGCCCTGCTCAAGGACCGGGGCTTCGACATTGCCCGGCGCACAGTCGCCAAATATCGCGAAGCGCTTGGCCTGGGCAGTTCGGTCCAGCGCCGGCGCCAGAAAGCGCTGGAAGGCAAAGCCGCCTAG